The following nucleotide sequence is from Eremothecium cymbalariae DBVPG#7215 chromosome 6, complete sequence.
CTGACTGTCAACACCTAAACCCCAAATAACCTTGCCACAGATATCACATTCTGAGTTATCAATAGACCAACCGTGGCTCAATGcagcaatatattcattaaTGACGTCCTTCGAAGagttttcaacaattttgaGAATTAattcataaatatattgctCCACAGAATATATTCTAAATAACTTTGTAAGAATAGATCTGACATCATGAATTTTTGTTGCGGTTACTTCATTGCTTTCCAATACATTTGCCAAAATATCCCAAAAGTAGGTTTTCGTAGCATCCTTTATTGAGACTTCCCATTGTGATAACCTCAAAAACACTTTCTGCAATGCATTATTATAGATGatcttttcatttaacTCAGATTTGGAGTAATTTCGCATAATATTGATTATTAACTGCGTCCAACACTGCTTAGTTTCTTCTCTTGATTCTTCGCATATGTGAATAGCTAAATCAATAAAACATTCTCCCCTTAATTTATCTGAATTATCGAATGCCTTTGTAAATCCTGAAGACGCCACTTCAACCGCCTTCAAGTAACGCTTCGTTTTTGTATAAGCTGTTATCAGacttttatcatcttcaacttcgTTTAGAAGTTGTACAATTTTCTCGAAATTCAAATCCGTAATAGAAGCCTTCCTTAGCCATTTACGTGATGCTTCAAAGTCACCAGCTTCGCAGCATAGTTGCAGATACAAAAACTTCGTATCGGGGTCTAATCTGATGGTTGTGTTGCCTAATTCGAATAATATCTCAAGATACTGCCTCTGTTTGGATTTGGAAGTAATAAAACTGGGCATTTTTTTGTAGAACTTATcatcaagtttttgaaaaataggTACCAAAACATGCATATCCTCTTCAGCAATTATCTCATTGATATATTCTATAATAATTGATAACACTCTTTCCCTCTCGAAAGGCTTATTCTCAAGTAACTTCAAACAttcttttaaaatttccaatATGGACTTTGAGGAATCACGTAATTCATCAGATTCCAGCCTCAACTTTAAATACTCAGCAGGTAGTGGGAGGCTTTTGTAAACTGAAAATAAAACGTGCTCAAATTTACTATCCTTCAGGTATACTATAAATTCACCAATGTTGTTAGGCATATATACGCTGAACAACGACTCCAGACTTCTTTCACAATCGTACTTTAAATCAGGATTGTTACACCCACATATAATTGATATTAATTCATTAAGCGTCGAATTAGACAACTTGATGAATTGGGGAAATTTTGGAACGTTTCTGGTTATGAATATTGAAACCAATACTTGAAgttcaatatcatcaaatgtttttaaaagatCTATAAGAATATCAACCACAAACTGTCTATTAATTTGTATTCTAGATGGTTGTTGGTCAGCTGCATAGGCTTCCTCGTTGAAAAACATATCTTCAAACACTTTATGCAACATAAACAAACACAACTTAGGATTTCGTTTCAATAGTAATTGAAAATATGGGTATGCAGGCTCCTGGGAAGGATCTTTACCGGTCAACAATTTATCAGAAGAACTTGGAGGCCAACGAAGTGAAGTTCCGGTGAaaagaaaggaatataTCTGTTCCTTCGCTTTCAAAGACATATCCAGTGACATATTTGTTCCAATAGGATATTGACTTCCTGTTAAAACCATGATCAAGTAAGCGTAAATATCTAAAACTGCAATATCATTTAGACTTTCAAAGAGTAAACATTTGTGTTCTTGTGAGGTAATCTTGTAAATAAAATCCATTAGTGGTGTAAGGTAATCCATAAATGCagtattccaaatataaataagaACTTCATATAAGCCAAATTTCTTGCAAAATTTAACCGCCATGTCGGTATCTAATAAAGATTGATTGAGCGTTATAATCAATAACTCAAGAATTTCCAGGTTCTCATCAGCTGCAAAATGTTGTATCATATCCTTTAGTAAAAGGGGAGGAAGTTCCCTTATCTTATTCTCAAATACTTGATTTGATAATGCATCATAAAATGTACTTCTATGTTTATTCCCAATTAGATCATTTACATCTTGCAAAAGCTGTGGAAGGTGGTCCTCAAACAAAGACCCAACCTTTATTATAAGTGAGAACAAATCATAATATGCACTAGATTCAACATCACTCTGCTTCAATAAGAACTTCAAACTAGCCAGCGACAGATTGCGGAACGGCTGCAGAAGTTGTAACTTCCTATTCTGGTAACTTTCATTTAACCGAATTAGAGATGCTATGTCAGATCCTTTGGTCAGCATAAAACCAATTATGTTATGAGCTTCGCTGTAGTTACCATTTTGGACATAATGAAGTAAAATCTCACTCCATGAGGAAAATATACCACACTTAACCACATACCTAgtcaaaaagaaaatttgcTTATTAACGCAACCCAAATAGCCCTTGGAAGAACTTAAAATATCTTGTGTTTGTAGGTTGATTGTTAAAACAACCGGATTATTGATTCCTGTTATATTTAGCACTATGAATAAACCAGAAGAAGTCAAAACACCCACTGTAACGTTTGTAAGCCATTCCAGTGATGCAATTGCCTCCGAAGAAGTCCAAGACCACTGCTCACTCTCGCTAACTTTAATATGATCGTTACTGAAATCAGTAATCTTAATAACGTGAAACATATTGCCCACAGAATATGCCACCGCATGGGCATCTTTCGACCATACCACGGATCCAACACTTAGTCTATTATTGTTAGGAAACACCTGGCGCCATTGGGTGGCAAGCACTGAATTAATAGACACGATTGTCAAACAATCGCTGCATAGAACCGCTATTAGATGAAGTTTTGTGTAATTGGGTATATTAGGTGTTATAGCGCTGGCAAGCAATTGACTTTTCATTGAGTTGATGTTCAGCAATGATTTAGAATGGCATGTAAACTGCCAAAGTCGATTTGTCAAACCACTATGATTCCATATCTGACCTCTTGTGTCACTCACAATAATACATGTATTCTTATGTGGTAAGAATCCAAGTCCGTTAATTAAGTAGCCTTTATGTTGTAAAACGTGAAGGATGGAGGATACCGAATTATCTGCCTGAGTAACAGGGTGATTCAAGTCCCATATAAAAACATCACCCGATGAATATGCAGCCGCTACATGTGTACCATCATTAGAAACGCAAAGTAATGTTACAGCTGAATTGAACCTGTCTAGCTGAGGAACTAGTACAGTCTGTAAAAATTGCTTATGActaaaaattaatatagCACCCTTTTCTGTTCCAATGAGGATATAAGATGTTGTGGGGAGTATGGAGGTGGGGCCCCCATATAGCGATAATGAAGGGTATAATTGCTGTAAAGACAGCCAGTTGATGAAGCAGTGAGCTTCTTGATCTAAAGGATTATGGTGACTGAATCTTGAAAGACGAGATTGCAAATCGGAATCATTATCAGTAATCGTGGCTTTTAATGACGCATATCTTGGATTTGTAGAAATCTCGTCATCTAGGAAGCCAACATGTACCATTTAACTACCCTATATTAACATACAGTTACTGCCTCAGGTAGCTTTTTCATAACTTGTGATAACGTGCTTTTTATATAAAGGGGATGCAGATGAATATTATAGAAAGGCCAGcatttttttctttttaatttgttaATTAACATATATAGGATATTTCAGAAATACACTACTCAGTCAGTGCCACGCACCCCACTACATTCGTGGTCCTTCAAGTTACTCACACCTAGAGTATGGGACAGAGGGGGGAATGGGGAGCACTCTCTACATATAAGAAAATGTATTATAAAAcgttttattaaaaaccaCTCTATAAAGTAGTTTATATAGTAGCACCTAGACAGAACAATAACTTGGCGTCATACATATAGCACAAAAAGATGCATGGATTTACCCAAAACAAGGGTACTTACAACTTTTGCATAGCGGCAACATCGGTGGACTGAACGTAGTCCTCGTTCTCTTCAATAGCTTGTTGCAACTCATCCAAAGAGACCTTtgcatcttcaataacCAAGTTGATTTGCAACTTCTTGATACCGAAACCAACTGCAATCCATTGGTGAGCACCCCAGCACAAACCGTCCATTTCAATGGCCTTGACACTAGCCAATAAAGCTTCCAAGTCAGTCTCATCATCCCATGGCTTAACGTCCAATGTGACAATAGACTTGGCTGCTGGCTTAGGCTTGGCTGCCTTTCTAGCATTGTATTCAGCGAGTCTTTGagccttcaacttctcagCTTCCTGgtcttcctcttcatcagaACCGAACAAGTCAACGTCCTCatcgtcttcttcttcttcagcagcagcagaagcgGTAGCAGCTGGTAGAGTTTGAAACTCATCGGCCTTAGAAGCAATGTGGTTGAACCATCTAGAGAAGTTTGGGTAAGCACTTTGGAAAGCCTTAAAAGCTACAACATCGGCTTGAGAAGCAGCAGTACTAAAAAGCCAGTTAGTATACTAATTCGTAAAACCATAAACGTTTTTTAGAAGgaaagttttttttcatttttccTGCACAGTGGATCGGTAATCTTCCTAGAGTCAGAAAGCATGCTGTCTAGGCACTTTCCTTTTGTCACTCATACCGGGGGTCTTACTTCCCGTCATAAACACGGACCAAAGAATTTAATTCATCATTCAAATCTGAAGAAAATACACCTAACACACTTCTTCGAACAGtgccaaaaaaaaaactttCCAAACCAACATCAGAACCACATCCTCTAAATACAAAAATCCCATTCTATTACCAACTCTAAAAACTCTGACGAGGAGAGAGAGCATgtaaaacagaaaattttttccAACGTCcatgaaaaaaaaattgcatCTAAAGAACCGTAGATTCAGCtgataaaaacaaaataaaaaataaacttaCCCTTCGACGTATGACTTGTCAGCCAAGAAGGTGTTCAACTGTTTCAAAGTTTCGATCTTAGAGAAGTCAGAAAAGGACATTGTTAAATATACTTGTACTTGTTCCttttataaataaaaagaattaaatatcaattcaaaataaaggagaaggagagaGATGAGAAAACATTtttttcgattttttttttcaggtTGGTCAAAACGAGGTTGAACAAGGAAACAAGTAGAAAGTAGAAGAGATTAAAAAACGGTAAGGAGGGCAACTTATATTTCTTCTATCTGGCGGTTTCAAGATTCTTCTGAGTTTTTTGTAGATTAGGGCACCAGATTGGAGCTCTAGGTGAGGGGGATATGTAGGGCTTTGGTTTCTATGTGTGCTGAGAGGGGCTGTTAGGGCTTCGAGAGTTTTCACTAAGACCGGGTAATCTTTGTATTGGTATGGGGTACGGGtgttttttaattttcCACGATTCTAACTTATTTCAATGCAATGTTTATTACATAGCACGACATATAGAGAGAGGTGATAGATAACTCTGGAAGGCTAAGACGGTCGTGGCGGGTATTGGGTCATATAGATACGTTTAGTCAGGATGTCACAGTTATTGCCGCAGGCTTATTTGACTAATTTTCATAATAGGATAAGAAATGAGGATGTTCCGATGTTTATTACAGCTCAACCTTCGCGGAATCATAAGAGAGCAAAAGTTGTAAATTATTCAGAATACGATAATGATTTATTGTTGGACGATTTTATAGAGCAGGATCAGaatgaggaggaggatAAGGTTAATGGGGATAGTGCCAAGGGAGAGAACGAGGACCAGACCCATGAGGATGCGGTTTccagtaataataatttacCAGATTTAGAACAGCAGGAGGATGCGACGGGTATACTGAGGTATCCTAGGATTCGGGAGACATTTTTACAAAGCAAAATTGTAGTTCCATATGAACATGTGCTTGACAATGgtagtaataatatttctgaTATGAATGTTCTTGCTGATGAGGATATGAATGGGGGATATTCTAGTTTAGCCCAGCCGATTGTTATACCTATTAGGTTGAATCTGGAACATAATGGACATAAGATTATCGATTTTTTTACATGGAATTTAAATGATCATTCTACTTCTCCAGAACAATTTGCATTGATTTATTGTCAGGATCTTGATTTCACACATAATATGTCGTTGCAAAATCAGATAGTTGCTACTATCAATGAACAATTACAAGAATATGAGACGTTAGCTTCTGTTGTGGTACCTGATTTACACGTAATCATTAACTTGACGTGTAATCTTGATTCTAAGTTGTATGAGGATAATTTTGAATGGAATCTAAATGATGACTCTCTTCTTCCAGAACAATTTGCTGAGCTGGTTGTTCAAGATTTAGGTTTGACGAGGGAATTTATGCCTGCAATATCTCATGCACTTTATGAATCGATATTGAAGGTTAAGAAAGATTGGCTAGAGGGCCATCTGAACAACGATCACGTTCCAAATGGTGCTGCATTTGGCTACGTATCGGGTATCAGGTTGGATATAGACAGTCTTGGTGCAAACTGGTGTCCAAAAGTTGAAGTATTATCTCAATGGGAGATTGAAAAGAGGgaaattgaaaaggaaaggAACATGAGAAGGTTAAAGAGAGAAAGTGCGAAAGTAGAAGATAGATTAGCTAGAAGAAGAGGCAAGAGGAGGCTCGATGATTTGGAAACAACTATGAGAATAT
It contains:
- the VPS8 gene encoding CORVET complex membrane-binding subunit VPS8 (similar to Ashbya gossypii AFR002C): MVHVGFLDDEISTNPRYASLKATITDNDSDLQSRLSRFSHHNPLDQEAHCFINWLSLQQLYPSLSLYGGPTSILPTTSYILIGTEKGAILIFSHKQFLQTVLVPQLDRFNSAVTLLCVSNDGTHVAAAYSSGDVFIWDLNHPVTQADNSVSSILHVLQHKGYLINGLGFLPHKNTCIIVSDTRGQIWNHSGLTNRLWQFTCHSKSLLNINSMKSQLLASAITPNIPNYTKLHLIAVLCSDCLTIVSINSVLATQWRQVFPNNNRLSVGSVVWSKDAHAVAYSVGNMFHVIKITDFSNDHIKVSESEQWSWTSSEAIASLEWLTNVTVGVLTSSGLFIVLNITGINNPVVLTINLQTQDILSSSKGYLGCVNKQIFFLTRYVVKCGIFSSWSEILLHYVQNGNYSEAHNIIGFMLTKGSDIASLIRLNESYQNRKLQLLQPFRNLSLASLKFLLKQSDVESSAYYDLFSLIIKVGSLFEDHLPQLLQDVNDLIGNKHRSTFYDALSNQVFENKIRELPPLLLKDMIQHFAADENLEILELLIITLNQSLLDTDMAVKFCKKFGLYEVLIYIWNTAFMDYLTPLMDFIYKITSQEHKCLLFESLNDIAVLDIYAYLIMVLTGSQYPIGTNMSLDMSLKAKEQIYSFLFTGTSLRWPPSSSDKLLTGKDPSQEPAYPYFQLLLKRNPKLCLFMLHKVFEDMFFNEEAYAADQQPSRIQINRQFVVDILIDLLKTFDDIELQVLVSIFITRNVPKFPQFIKLSNSTLNELISIICGCNNPDLKYDCERSLESLFSVYMPNNIGEFIVYLKDSKFEHVLFSVYKSLPLPAEYLKLRLESDELRDSSKSILEILKECLKLLENKPFERERVLSIIIEYINEIIAEEDMHVLVPIFQKLDDKFYKKMPSFITSKSKQRQYLEILFELGNTTIRLDPDTKFLYLQLCCEAGDFEASRKWLRKASITDLNFEKIVQLLNEVEDDKSLITAYTKTKRYLKAVEVASSGFTKAFDNSDKLRGECFIDLAIHICEESREETKQCWTQLIINIMRNYSKSELNEKIIYNNALQKVFLRLSQWEVSIKDATKTYFWDILANVLESNEVTATKIHDVRSILTKLFRIYSVEQYIYELILKIVENSSKDVINEYIAALSHGWSIDNSECDICGKVIWGLGVDSQVFLTWKSYQTSNKMPNNSVSVHGLIVFQCHHGFHEKCLQNMGQNEDNYYCLTCSGITK
- the EFB1 gene encoding translation elongation factor 1 subunit beta (similar to Ashbya gossypii AFR003C); translated protein: MSFSDFSKIETLKQLNTFLADKSYVEGTAASQADVVAFKAFQSAYPNFSRWFNHIASKADEFQTLPAATASAAAEEEEDDEDVDLFGSDEEEDQEAEKLKAQRLAEYNARKAAKPKPAAKSIVTLDVKPWDDETDLEALLASVKAIEMDGLCWGAHQWIAVGFGIKKLQINLVIEDAKVSLDELQQAIEENEDYVQSTDVAAMQKL
- the SFH1 gene encoding Sfh1p (similar to Ashbya gossypii AFR004W), with the translated sequence MSQLLPQAYLTNFHNRIRNEDVPMFITAQPSRNHKRAKVVNYSEYDNDLLLDDFIEQDQNEEEDKVNGDSAKGENEDQTHEDAVSSNNNLPDLEQQEDATGILRYPRIRETFLQSKIVVPYEHVLDNGSNNISDMNVLADEDMNGGYSSLAQPIVIPIRLNLEHNGHKIIDFFTWNLNDHSTSPEQFALIYCQDLDFTHNMSLQNQIVATINEQLQEYETLASVVVPDLHVIINLTCNLDSKLYEDNFEWNLNDDSLLPEQFAELVVQDLGLTREFMPAISHALYESILKVKKDWLEGHLNNDHVPNGAAFGYVSGIRLDIDSLGANWCPKVEVLSQWEIEKREIEKERNMRRLKRESAKVEDRLARRRGKRRLDDLETTMRI